The genomic window TTGTGGATATATATAAATGAGTATTTTATTAAAAAAAAAAGTTTATCGTCAATGGTATCTTATAAACGCAAAAAATAAAATTTTAGGAAGACTCTCAAGTATAATTGCCCATTATTTAATGGGAAAACATAAAATTTCATATTCTCCTCATCTTGATATAGGAGATTATATTATAATTATAAATGCAAATAAAATTAAAATAACAGGAAATAAAAAAAAAGATAAAATTTATTTTAGTCATAGTGGTTATTCTGGAGGATTAAAAAAAATTTCATTTGAAAAATTAATGATAAAAGATCCTTGTAAAATAATACAACATTCTGTTAAAGGGATGTTACCTAAGAATAAAATTGGGTTATTAATGTTAAATAGATTAAAAATTTATTCAGGAATAATACATAATCATATAGCACAAAAAAATATTTTAAATATTTAATAATATTATTAAGGATATAAATTTATGAAAAAAAATAACTATGATTATAATGCGACAGGAAGAAGAAAAAGTTCCTCTGCTAGAGTATTTATAAAAAAAGGTATTGGAAATATTTCTATTAATAAAAAAAATATAAATGTTTTTTTTCCTAGAAAAGCACATTATATTATGATAATGAAACCTTTAAAATTAATAAAAATGGATAATAAATTAGATGTATATATTACAGTTAAAGGAGGTGGAAATTCAGGACAAGCAGGAGCAATTAGACATGGAATTACAAGAGCTTTAATAAAATATGATAATTTTTTTAGAAAAAATTTTAAAAAACAAGGTTTTATAACTCGTGATGATAGAAAAGTAGAACGTAAAAAAGTAGGTTTTAAAAAAGCTAGACGTAGTCCTCAATTTTCTAAACGTTAAAATTAAATTTTATTTAATTATATAAAAAAATTTTTAGTAAAATTTAATTTATTTTTAAAATTTTATTTATTAAAAAATAATCTCTATTTTTTATTTTAATATTTTATTAATATTTTCAGAGAAAAAATGGATAAATTTATAATAAAAGGTCCAGTAAAATTAAAAGGAGAAGTTAATATTTCTGGATCTAAAAATGCAGCCTTACCTATTTTATTTTCTTCCCTTTTAATAAAAGAAATAATAGAAATTAAAAATATTCCTAAATTAAAAGATATAGATGTAACGATAAAATTACTTTTAAATTTAGGAGTAAAAATTAAAAATGGTAAATCATTAATAATTAATACAAGTAACTTATATACTAATTTTAATTTTCCTGAAAATTTAATAAAATCTATTAGAGCTTCTATTTGGTTAATTAGTCCTTTATTAGTACGTTTTAAAAAAATAAATATATCTTTACCAGGAGGTTGTTCTATTGGTATGAGACCTATTGATTTACATATTAAATATTTACAAAAATTAGGTGCTAATATTTATATTAAAAATAATCGTATTATTGCATCTATAAATAAAAAATTTATGGGTTCTCATATAATAATGAAAAAAAATAGTGTAGGAGCTACAATTAGTATTATTTTAGCTGCAATTTATGCTAAAAATGTAACTATTATTGATAATGCAGCTAAAGAACCAGAAATAAAAGATTTAATTAATTTTTTAAATACTATGGGTGCTAATATAAAAGGAGGTGGGACTAATCAAATAATAATTAAAGGTGTTTTAAAATTAAAAGGAGGTATTTATACTATAATGGATGATAGAATAGAAACAGGTACTTTTTTAGTAGCTGCTGCAATTTCTAAAGGATATATTTTATGTAAAAATACTAATCCTAAAAATTTAAAAATAATTTTAAAAAAATTAAAACATACAGGAGCAAAAATTAAAACAGGAAAAAATTGGTGTAGTATTAATATGAATAATAAAAAACCAAAAGCTGTAAATATTATAACTGGACCATATCCTAATTTTCCTACAGACATGCAACCTCAATTTACATTGTTAAATTGTATTTCTTTAGGTAAAAGTATAGTACAAGAAACTATTTTTGAAAATCGTTTTCTATATATAAATGAATTAATTAAAATGGGAGCAAAAATTTTTATAAAAAAGAATAAAGTTTTTTGTCAAGGAATAAAATCACTATATAGTGCAAAAATTAAAGCCACTGATCTAAGAGCATCGATAAGTTTAGTATTAGCTGGATGTATTGCCAAAGGAAAAACAATTGTTAATAATGTTGATTATATTGATCGTGGATATGAAAATATAGAAAGTAAATTAATTTCTTTAGGCGCAAAAATTAAAAGATTAAAAAATAAATAATTAATAATCTAAAGATAGATAATAATTAAATTATATAATAATATTATTAGTTATTTATTTTTAAAATATATTATAAGGATAATAATAAATGTATGCTATTTTTGACAGTTGTGGTAAACAATATAAAGTAATTCAAGGACAGACTATTAAATTAGAGAAGATAATAGGCAAAATTGGAGACAGAATTGAATTTAAAAATATTTTAATAATATATAACAAAAATCAATTAAATATAGGTAATCCTATTATTCCAGGAGCAAAAATAATAGCACAATTAATGTTACATGGTAAGGATAAAAAAATTAAGATAATTAAATTTCGTAGAAGAAAACATTTTCGTAAAATACAAGGACATCGTCAATTATTTACTAATATAAAAATTCTTAAAATTCAATATCTAGTATAGGAAAATATTCTATGGCGCAGAAAAAAGCTGGTGGTTCATCTAGAAATGGTAGAGATTCACATTCTAAGAGATTAGGTATTAAATGTTTTGGAGGAGAAAAAGTAAAACCAGGATTTATTCTTATAAGACAAAGAGGTAATAAATTTCATGCTGGAAATAATGTAGGATGTGGTAAAGATCATACTTTA from Enterobacteriaceae endosymbiont of Donacia simplex includes these protein-coding regions:
- the rplM gene encoding 50S ribosomal protein L13; translated protein: MSILLKKKVYRQWYLINAKNKILGRLSSIIAHYLMGKHKISYSPHLDIGDYIIIINANKIKITGNKKKDKIYFSHSGYSGGLKKISFEKLMIKDPCKIIQHSVKGMLPKNKIGLLMLNRLKIYSGIIHNHIAQKNILNI
- the rpsI gene encoding 30S ribosomal protein S9 → MKKNNYDYNATGRRKSSSARVFIKKGIGNISINKKNINVFFPRKAHYIMIMKPLKLIKMDNKLDVYITVKGGGNSGQAGAIRHGITRALIKYDNFFRKNFKKQGFITRDDRKVERKKVGFKKARRSPQFSKR
- the murA gene encoding UDP-N-acetylglucosamine 1-carboxyvinyltransferase, with translation MDKFIIKGPVKLKGEVNISGSKNAALPILFSSLLIKEIIEIKNIPKLKDIDVTIKLLLNLGVKIKNGKSLIINTSNLYTNFNFPENLIKSIRASIWLISPLLVRFKKINISLPGGCSIGMRPIDLHIKYLQKLGANIYIKNNRIIASINKKFMGSHIIMKKNSVGATISIILAAIYAKNVTIIDNAAKEPEIKDLINFLNTMGANIKGGGTNQIIIKGVLKLKGGIYTIMDDRIETGTFLVAAAISKGYILCKNTNPKNLKIILKKLKHTGAKIKTGKNWCSINMNNKKPKAVNIITGPYPNFPTDMQPQFTLLNCISLGKSIVQETIFENRFLYINELIKMGAKIFIKKNKVFCQGIKSLYSAKIKATDLRASISLVLAGCIAKGKTIVNNVDYIDRGYENIESKLISLGAKIKRLKNK
- the rplU gene encoding 50S ribosomal protein L21, giving the protein MYAIFDSCGKQYKVIQGQTIKLEKIIGKIGDRIEFKNILIIYNKNQLNIGNPIIPGAKIIAQLMLHGKDKKIKIIKFRRRKHFRKIQGHRQLFTNIKILKIQYLV
- the rpmA gene encoding 50S ribosomal protein L27 yields the protein MAQKKAGGSSRNGRDSHSKRLGIKCFGGEKVKPGFILIRQRGNKFHAGNNVGCGKDHTLFSKINGVVKFTIKGIRKKKYINIISV